The following coding sequences lie in one Zingiber officinale cultivar Zhangliang chromosome 2B, Zo_v1.1, whole genome shotgun sequence genomic window:
- the LOC122045654 gene encoding uncharacterized protein LOC122045654 has protein sequence MSRPARSDAHLPPEEAAKVEAETRDYFEGIAPKRHTKPSRSDYSAVYSDALRSSDPDSIPELDKLRHLETDPLKLVCDGQEVEEEYVETEYYKDLNGIDKEHHTTGTGFIKVEMKNTGSFVLGQAPDASDFQAPFKGNPATNEWIPSADIIIPASNKPKRSDI, from the exons ATGTCGAGGCCGGCTCGGAGCGACGCCCACTTGCCGCCGGAGGAGGCCGCGAAGGTGGAGGCGGAGACGAGGGACTATTTTGAGGGGATCGCGCCGAAGCGCCACACCAAGCCCTCCAGAAGCGACTACTCCGCCGTATACTCCGACGCACTCCGCTCCTCCGACCCCGATTCCATTCCCGAACTTGACAAGCTCCGACATCTCGAGACCGATCCCCTG AAACTAGTCTGCGATGGGCAGGAAGTGGAAGAAGAATATGTGGAGACGGAGTATTACAAGGATCTCAACGGTATAGACAAGGAACATCACACG ACAGGGACAGGTTTCATCAAAGTAGAAATGAAAAATACTGGCAGTTTTGTCCTAGGACAAGCACCTGATGCATCAGACTTCCAGGCACCTTTCAAGGGGAATCCGGCTACAAATGAATGGATTCCCTCTGCAGACATA ATTATTCCTGCTTCAAACAAGCCCAAGAGGAGCGACATTTAA